Part of the Streptomyces sp. NBC_01460 genome, GTCGAGGGCTTCGCCTGGGACCCGGAGGTGCTCCAGGCCTACAGCGCCGCTGTCGCCGCAGACGGCGCGGAGGGCCGCATGGTAGCGATGTTCGACGGCGACGGACTCGGCGACCATGAGGAGTGCCACCCCGCAGGCGACGAACTGGTCGTCTGCCTCAGCGGGTCCGTGACGGTCACCCGCGACGTGGACGGGCTGCCCGACCGCGTCCCTCTCGGACCGGGCGAGGCCACCATCAATCCGGCCGGGGTATGGCACGTGGTCGACATGGAGGGGCCGACGTCCATCCTGGCCATCACTGCGACCCTCGGCACCGACCACCGTCCTCGGACCGACACCCGCCCGACCGATCGCGTCGGCACGCCCAGCCCGGAGGAAGCGCTGTGACGACACGCATCGCGTGCCTTGGCGACAGCCTCACCCGCGCGCAGTTCAGCGTCGACTACCTGGAGCCTCTCGGACGACGCCACCCGCCCGGCGACGTGCAGCTTGCCCGTTTCGGTGTCAACGGCGACTTCGCCCACAACCTCTTGCAGCGCCTCGATGCTGTCGTCACGAACCCACCCGATGTGATCACCGTGTTGATCGGGACCAACGACGCCCGCGCCAGTCTTGCCGGCTACCCCGTCGACCAGGCCATGAAGCGCAAACGGCTC contains:
- a CDS encoding cupin domain-containing protein, producing MRLVNHEHHAMDLRTTPVHLGLGSRAKPVEGFAWDPEVLQAYSAAVAADGAEGRMVAMFDGDGLGDHEECHPAGDELVVCLSGSVTVTRDVDGLPDRVPLGPGEATINPAGVWHVVDMEGPTSILAITATLGTDHRPRTDTRPTDRVGTPSPEEAL